In a genomic window of Myxococcales bacterium:
- a CDS encoding sigma-70 family RNA polymerase sigma factor — protein sequence MNDSTLTTELADGPAVSFTEDDRGFVYAVVRRIVRDEDAADDVTQDALLAAYRHRHTFRGQSRYRTWLYRVAVTSALSHLRRRRQRRAEATRSLDVAGADRDLATAAPSPERVVASAQTAGIVRRHLDQLDPRYASVLRLRLDEDLGEADVARTLGLSVATVKIRGHRARLALRSTLAAAL from the coding sequence ATGAACGATTCAACGTTGACCACCGAGCTGGCGGACGGACCCGCCGTCTCGTTCACCGAGGACGACCGCGGCTTCGTCTACGCGGTCGTGCGCCGGATCGTGCGGGACGAGGACGCGGCCGATGACGTGACCCAGGACGCGCTCCTCGCGGCGTACCGGCACCGCCACACCTTCCGTGGCCAGTCCCGCTACCGCACCTGGCTCTACCGGGTCGCGGTGACCTCGGCCCTGTCGCACCTGCGGCGCCGCCGGCAGCGTCGGGCTGAGGCCACCCGGAGCCTCGACGTCGCCGGCGCCGACCGCGACCTGGCCACGGCGGCCCCGAGCCCGGAGCGGGTGGTCGCGTCGGCGCAGACCGCGGGGATCGTGCGGCGTCACCTCGACCAGCTCGACCCGCGCTACGCGTCGGTCCTGCGGCTCCGGCTCGACGAGGATCTCGGCGAGGCCGACGTCGCGCGCACGCTCGGGTTGTCGGTCGCGACCGTGAAGATCCGGGGCCACCGCGCCCGCCTGGCGTTGCGCTCGACCCTCGCGGCCGCGCTCTGA
- a CDS encoding helix-turn-helix domain-containing protein, with translation MKRALSPKDLAAAIGVSESSLKRWADAGKITVARTEGGHRRIPIAEAVRFIRATGAEIVRPEVLGLAEIAAVANDDGSDDALFTHLAAGNGREVRGLLMGMYLRGATIAAMCDGPIHGALSRIGELWQHDAAGVFIEHRAVDACLHAVSQLRSLCEPPETGPVAVGGAPSGDPYLLPTLLASIVLASEGIRAVNLGPDTPVPSLIHAANHHRPALVWMSVSTPPTAGLAAELDQLARDLTARGATLVVGGRHRHDLGPLRGAYMVASMGELAAFARGLATGRHLAVPAAD, from the coding sequence GTGAAGCGCGCACTCTCTCCCAAGGATCTGGCTGCGGCGATCGGCGTGAGCGAGTCATCGCTCAAGCGGTGGGCCGACGCCGGCAAGATCACCGTCGCGCGTACCGAGGGCGGCCACCGCCGGATCCCGATCGCCGAGGCGGTGCGGTTCATCCGCGCGACCGGCGCCGAGATCGTCCGCCCCGAGGTGCTGGGCCTGGCCGAGATCGCGGCGGTCGCCAACGACGACGGCAGCGACGACGCCCTGTTCACGCACCTGGCCGCGGGCAACGGGCGCGAGGTCCGCGGCCTGCTGATGGGCATGTACCTGCGCGGCGCCACGATCGCGGCCATGTGCGACGGCCCGATCCACGGCGCGCTCAGCCGGATCGGCGAGCTGTGGCAACACGACGCGGCGGGCGTGTTCATCGAGCACCGGGCCGTCGACGCGTGCTTGCACGCGGTGTCGCAGCTGCGCTCGCTGTGCGAGCCGCCCGAGACCGGCCCGGTCGCGGTCGGGGGCGCGCCGAGCGGCGATCCCTACCTGCTGCCCACCCTGCTGGCGTCGATCGTGCTCGCCAGCGAGGGGATCCGGGCGGTCAACCTCGGCCCCGACACGCCGGTCCCGTCGCTGATCCACGCGGCCAACCACCACCGGCCGGCGCTGGTGTGGATGAGCGTGTCGACGCCGCCGACCGCGGGCCTCGCGGCCGAGCTCGACCAGCTCGCGCGCGATCTGACGGCCCGCGGCGCCACGCTGGTGGTCGGCGGACGCCACCGCCACGACCTCGGCCCGCTGCGCGGCGCGTACATGGTTGCGTCGATGGGCGAGCTGGCCGCGTTCGCGCGCGGCCTCGCCACCGGCCGGCACCTCGCCGTGCCCGCCGCCGATTGA
- the trxB gene encoding thioredoxin-disulfide reductase: MVDPVVIIGSGPAAHTAAIYTARADLHPILFEGWMAGGIAAGGQLTTTTDVENFPGFPEGIGGPELTDRFRAQSVRFGTVIHTETVTRVDLSQRPFKYVTDEREGLAQTLIIATGATAKRDDVPGTRDGELWQKGVSACAVCDGALPMYRNQPLFVIGGGDSAMEEAGFLTKFASKVYLVHRRDELRASKIMQDRARANPKIEFLLSHQVTAVTGDQVMRAAKVRDLKTGAERELAAAGLFFAIGHVPNAGFLGGQVATDEQGYIITTPGTTATSVAGVFAAGDVQDKKYRQAITAAGSGCMAALEAEHFLSTH; encoded by the coding sequence ATGGTCGATCCCGTCGTCATCATCGGCAGCGGCCCCGCTGCCCACACCGCCGCCATCTACACCGCCCGCGCCGATCTGCACCCGATCTTGTTCGAGGGCTGGATGGCGGGCGGCATCGCCGCGGGTGGTCAGCTCACGACCACCACCGACGTCGAGAACTTCCCGGGCTTCCCCGAGGGCATCGGCGGCCCCGAGCTGACCGACCGCTTCCGCGCGCAGTCGGTGCGGTTCGGCACCGTCATCCACACCGAGACCGTGACCCGGGTCGACCTGTCGCAGCGGCCGTTCAAGTACGTCACCGACGAGCGCGAGGGCCTGGCCCAGACGCTGATCATCGCGACCGGCGCCACCGCCAAGCGCGACGACGTCCCCGGCACCCGCGACGGCGAGCTGTGGCAGAAGGGCGTGTCGGCGTGCGCGGTCTGCGACGGCGCGCTGCCGATGTACCGCAACCAGCCGCTGTTCGTGATCGGCGGCGGCGACTCGGCGATGGAGGAGGCCGGCTTCCTCACCAAGTTCGCGAGCAAGGTCTACCTGGTCCACCGCCGCGACGAGCTGCGCGCGTCGAAGATCATGCAGGACCGCGCCCGCGCCAACCCCAAGATCGAGTTCCTGCTGTCGCACCAGGTCACCGCGGTCACCGGCGACCAGGTGATGCGCGCCGCCAAGGTCCGCGATCTCAAGACCGGCGCCGAGCGTGAGCTCGCCGCGGCCGGGCTGTTCTTCGCGATCGGTCACGTGCCCAACGCCGGCTTCCTCGGCGGCCAGGTCGCGACCGACGAGCAGGGCTACATCATCACGACGCCGGGCACGACCGCGACCAGCGTCGCCGGCGTGTTCGCCGCGGGCGACGTCCAGGACAAGAAGTACCGCCAGGCGATCACCGCCGCCGGCTCGGGCTGCATGGCCGCGCTCGAGGCCGAGCACTTCCTGTCGACGCACTGA
- a CDS encoding hemerythrin domain-containing protein, with product MDRVRPMTAFAQLDMSHRRHHERLEALTGAAERLAAGVGGMTDLEEILDTLAFFGRSTPRHFGDEDTVVFPALARAQPQTAAALAALSAEHAPLVAGFEDLAGRARAWDERVPSAEDARGFATAAAEVATRYRDHAQREDELFAAQRGALETQDVALLAALEGRRGGRGGGGGGGGGGGGGGGRGGGRPR from the coding sequence ATGGATCGCGTGCGACCGATGACCGCGTTTGCCCAGCTCGACATGTCGCACCGCCGCCACCACGAGCGGCTCGAGGCGCTCACCGGCGCCGCCGAGCGCCTGGCGGCCGGCGTCGGCGGGATGACCGACCTCGAGGAGATCCTCGACACGCTGGCGTTCTTCGGGCGCTCGACGCCGCGCCACTTCGGCGACGAGGACACGGTGGTGTTCCCGGCGCTGGCCCGGGCCCAGCCCCAGACCGCGGCGGCGCTGGCGGCGCTCTCGGCCGAGCACGCGCCGCTGGTGGCGGGGTTCGAGGACCTGGCGGGGCGCGCGCGCGCCTGGGACGAGCGGGTGCCGTCGGCCGAGGACGCGCGCGGGTTCGCGACCGCCGCGGCCGAGGTCGCCACGCGCTACCGGGATCACGCGCAGCGCGAGGACGAGCTGTTCGCCGCGCAGCGCGGCGCGCTCGAGACCCAGGACGTGGCGCTCCTGGCCGCGCTCGAGGGGCGACGCGGCGGACGCGGCGGCGGCGGCGGCGGCGGCGGTGGCGGTGGCGGTGGCGGTGGGCGCGGCGGCGGCCGTCCGCGCTAG
- a CDS encoding cation-translocating P-type ATPase translates to MTPAAPALITLPVGGMTCAACQGHVERALRGQPGVTDVTVNLVTRSARVTVDPAVADVAGLVAAVDDAGYQAELPLADDDVLARQLADDAERRREVRVWATRAAVSLTSMAVVMLAAAPLPHGHDRLAHALARPVARAARAVAPWLWDVSPTTLAWALVVATTVIAGIAGWPIWRAGARSLWHRAPAMDALVTLGSSAALAISVAYAAGAGGGLYAEGVLGILGFVAAGHALEAAARRRTTSALSALAGLVSPTARILDDDGVEQTLATADLRRGDLLLVRPGERVAADATIADGVTEVDEGLVTGEAVPVRRGPGERLLAGTINGPGAVRARVTAAAGGSTVARMVAAVRDAQGTRAPTQRLADRVSAVFVPIAIALAAATALAWWLIDRDVAGAVARAATVLVIACPCAMGLAVPTAVMVATGRAARRGALIKGAAVLERLASARRVIFDKTGTLTRGQPEVTAVRAVIGDDAEVIALAAALEGASEHPLARAVVAAARARGLTIARAQGVVAEPGAGVRGRVGARAIAVGTPALVIADGVDPAAAEALAEELAADGATPVLVAIDGALHGGLAVRDELRDDAAATVAALQARGLKVALLSGDRAEAANRVARAVGIGAADVYAGVDPAGKLDRVRAEPGTIMVGDGYNDAPALAAAAVGIALGSGTDVATAAADVTLMRPSLALVDELIGVGRAAVRTMRANLAWAFAYNLVTLPLAAGALTRWGLEVSPMLASALMGLSSVSVVMSSLILAGRSR, encoded by the coding sequence ATGACCCCGGCGGCCCCCGCGCTGATCACGCTGCCGGTCGGCGGCATGACCTGCGCCGCGTGCCAGGGCCACGTCGAGCGGGCGCTGCGCGGTCAGCCGGGCGTGACCGACGTGACCGTCAACCTCGTGACCCGCTCGGCCCGGGTCACGGTCGACCCGGCCGTGGCCGACGTGGCCGGGCTGGTGGCCGCGGTCGACGACGCCGGCTACCAGGCCGAGCTGCCGCTGGCCGACGACGACGTGCTGGCGCGGCAGCTCGCCGACGACGCCGAGCGCCGGCGCGAGGTCCGGGTCTGGGCGACCCGGGCGGCGGTGAGCCTGACGTCGATGGCGGTGGTGATGCTCGCGGCGGCGCCGCTGCCGCACGGCCACGATCGCCTGGCGCACGCGCTGGCGCGGCCGGTCGCGCGGGCGGCCCGCGCGGTGGCGCCGTGGCTGTGGGACGTGTCGCCGACGACCCTGGCCTGGGCGCTGGTGGTGGCGACCACGGTCATCGCCGGGATCGCCGGCTGGCCGATCTGGCGCGCGGGCGCGCGCTCGCTGTGGCACCGGGCGCCGGCGATGGACGCGCTGGTCACGCTGGGCTCGAGCGCGGCCCTGGCGATCTCGGTCGCGTACGCGGCCGGCGCCGGCGGCGGCCTGTACGCCGAGGGCGTGCTCGGCATCCTCGGGTTCGTCGCCGCGGGCCACGCGCTCGAGGCCGCGGCCCGGCGGCGCACGACCAGCGCGCTGTCGGCCCTGGCTGGCCTGGTGTCGCCGACCGCGCGCATCCTCGACGACGACGGCGTCGAGCAGACCCTGGCGACCGCGGATCTGCGCCGGGGCGATCTGCTGCTGGTCCGCCCCGGCGAGCGCGTCGCCGCCGACGCGACCATCGCCGACGGTGTCACCGAGGTCGACGAGGGCCTCGTGACCGGCGAGGCCGTCCCGGTCCGGCGCGGCCCCGGCGAGCGCCTGCTGGCCGGCACGATCAACGGCCCGGGCGCGGTCCGGGCCCGGGTCACCGCCGCCGCCGGCGGCAGCACGGTCGCGCGGATGGTCGCGGCGGTGCGCGACGCCCAGGGCACGCGCGCGCCGACCCAGCGCCTGGCGGATCGCGTGAGCGCGGTGTTCGTGCCGATCGCGATCGCTCTGGCCGCGGCCACGGCGCTGGCGTGGTGGCTGATCGATCGCGACGTCGCCGGCGCGGTCGCGCGGGCCGCGACCGTGCTGGTGATCGCGTGCCCGTGCGCGATGGGCCTGGCGGTGCCGACCGCGGTGATGGTCGCGACCGGCCGCGCGGCGCGGCGCGGCGCGCTGATCAAGGGCGCGGCGGTGCTCGAGCGCCTGGCCAGCGCGCGCCGGGTGATCTTCGACAAGACCGGCACGCTGACGCGGGGCCAGCCCGAGGTGACGGCCGTCCGCGCGGTGATCGGCGACGACGCCGAGGTGATCGCGCTCGCGGCCGCGCTCGAGGGCGCCAGCGAGCACCCGCTGGCGCGCGCGGTGGTGGCCGCGGCCCGCGCGCGCGGCCTGACGATCGCCCGGGCCCAGGGCGTGGTGGCCGAGCCCGGTGCCGGCGTCCGAGGTCGGGTCGGCGCGCGGGCGATCGCCGTCGGCACGCCGGCGCTGGTGATCGCCGACGGCGTCGACCCCGCCGCGGCCGAGGCCCTGGCAGAGGAGCTGGCCGCCGACGGCGCCACGCCGGTGCTGGTCGCGATCGACGGCGCGCTCCACGGCGGCCTGGCGGTGCGCGACGAGCTGCGCGACGACGCCGCGGCCACGGTCGCGGCGCTGCAGGCCCGCGGCCTGAAGGTGGCGCTCCTCAGCGGCGATCGGGCCGAGGCCGCGAACCGGGTCGCGCGCGCGGTCGGCATCGGCGCGGCCGACGTCTACGCCGGGGTCGATCCGGCCGGCAAGCTCGACCGGGTCCGGGCCGAGCCCGGGACGATCATGGTCGGCGACGGCTACAACGACGCGCCGGCCCTGGCCGCGGCGGCGGTCGGCATCGCGCTCGGCTCCGGCACCGACGTCGCCACCGCCGCCGCCGACGTCACGCTGATGCGCCCGTCGCTGGCGCTGGTCGACGAGCTGATCGGCGTCGGCCGGGCCGCGGTCCGCACGATGCGCGCGAACCTGGCGTGGGCGTTCGCGTACAACCTCGTGACGCTGCCGCTGGCCGCGGGCGCCCTGACGCGCTGGGGCCTCGAGGTGTCGCCGATGCTGGCGTCGGCGCTGATGGGCCTGTCGTCGGTGTCGGTCGTGATGTCGAGCCTGATCCTGGCCGGTCGGTCGCGCTAG
- a CDS encoding heavy-metal-associated domain-containing protein, which produces MTEFAITIEGMHCGACVRRVKTALDQTPGVTELVVEVGRARGQLDGAVLADVVAAVTRAGYAAHSE; this is translated from the coding sequence ATGACCGAGTTCGCGATCACCATCGAGGGCATGCACTGCGGCGCCTGCGTCCGGCGCGTCAAGACCGCGCTCGACCAGACGCCGGGCGTGACCGAGCTGGTGGTCGAGGTCGGGCGCGCGCGCGGGCAGCTCGACGGCGCCGTGCTGGCCGACGTCGTGGCCGCGGTGACGCGGGCCGGCTACGCCGCGCACAGCGAGTGA
- a CDS encoding insulinase family protein — MTAPIRWHDDTPELAVTTLTLPCGLEVLVHSDRSVPLVAVWMGYRVGSSDEGDGDSGFAHLFEHMFKNSLHLGGRHHYQVLREAGATDANAQTGTDRTVYHEVMPRAAVDTALWIEADRMGFFLPGLDQPRLARQIAVVQSERRQRYENAPFGPERFAVAEALYPDGHPLRYLTIGRHEDIAAATLARVEAFYRTWYVPANATLVLAGDVDADEAAALCQRWFGDFPASARPARRAWPAPEVAGPVRIVVDDRLAALARVRRSWIGPAAATVDEAALDALAVAWALPGSGRLWKTLVHDRQWAQRVGVGLSTGRLGGEVHVTVDVRSGVDPAAVSAALDDELAALAAGELDPRGLDRAIRRREAATLWRLDGVGRRAALLLAAQLTTGSPAGIGESLARTRGLTVDAVVAAARRWLAPARMIEVVTRPGRGDVSLDAAAPRPTV; from the coding sequence GTGACCGCGCCGATCCGCTGGCACGACGACACGCCCGAGCTCGCGGTCACGACGCTGACGCTGCCGTGCGGCCTCGAGGTGTTGGTCCACAGCGATCGCAGCGTGCCGCTGGTGGCGGTGTGGATGGGCTATCGCGTCGGCAGCTCCGACGAGGGCGACGGCGACAGCGGCTTCGCGCACCTGTTCGAGCACATGTTCAAGAACTCGCTGCACCTGGGCGGGCGCCACCACTACCAGGTGCTGCGCGAGGCCGGCGCCACCGACGCCAACGCCCAGACCGGCACCGACCGCACCGTCTACCACGAGGTCATGCCGCGGGCGGCGGTCGACACCGCGCTGTGGATCGAGGCGGATCGCATGGGCTTCTTCTTGCCCGGCCTCGACCAGCCCCGGCTGGCCCGGCAGATCGCCGTGGTCCAGAGCGAGCGGCGCCAGCGCTACGAGAACGCGCCGTTCGGCCCCGAGCGGTTCGCGGTGGCCGAGGCGCTGTACCCCGACGGCCACCCGCTGCGCTACCTGACGATCGGCCGCCACGAGGACATCGCGGCGGCGACGCTGGCCCGGGTCGAGGCGTTCTACCGGACCTGGTACGTGCCGGCCAACGCGACGCTGGTGCTGGCCGGCGACGTCGACGCCGACGAGGCCGCGGCGCTGTGCCAGCGCTGGTTCGGCGACTTCCCGGCGTCGGCGCGCCCGGCGCGGCGCGCGTGGCCAGCGCCGGAGGTGGCGGGTCCGGTGCGGATCGTGGTCGACGATCGCCTGGCGGCGCTGGCGCGGGTGCGCCGGTCGTGGATCGGCCCCGCGGCGGCCACCGTCGACGAGGCCGCGCTCGACGCCCTCGCGGTCGCGTGGGCGCTGCCGGGCTCGGGCCGGTTGTGGAAGACGCTGGTGCACGATCGGCAGTGGGCCCAGCGGGTCGGGGTCGGGCTGTCGACCGGTCGGCTCGGCGGCGAGGTCCACGTGACCGTCGACGTCCGCTCGGGCGTCGATCCGGCGGCGGTGTCGGCCGCGCTCGACGACGAGCTCGCGGCGCTCGCGGCCGGCGAACTGGATCCGCGCGGCCTCGACCGGGCGATCCGGCGGCGCGAGGCGGCGACCCTGTGGCGGCTCGACGGCGTCGGCCGGCGCGCGGCCCTGCTGCTGGCGGCCCAGCTCACGACCGGCTCCCCGGCCGGGATCGGCGAGAGCCTGGCGCGGACCCGTGGGCTCACGGTCGACGCGGTCGTCGCCGCGGCGCGGCGGTGGCTGGCGCCGGCGCGCATGATCGAGGTGGTGACCCGGCCGGGGCGCGGCGATGTGTCGCTTGACGCGGCCGCGCCACGACCTACCGTGTAG